TTTAACAATTTCTACAGATTGATAGGTTTTGTGAACAGAAGAGGGAATTTTTTTTTGAAGCGAATAAAGAATCAATGGAGGGAGGAGGGAATAGAGGGCGAGGCAGAGGAAGAGGACGAGCAGAGCAATCAACGATGGCAACCGCAGCCTCAGGGGACTAGTCAAGGGAGAGCTGGGAGAGTCGATCCCCGGCCGAATTATGCTAGAGCCGGTTTCCGCCTGTCTCTGGTCCAAGCCAAGCTACACCAGTCGGTCAAGGAAGAGGTCAAGGCCCTCCTTAGGCATGGGGACGAGGAAGGCAACAGCAATTAGCCCCGCGGCCTTCTGTTCCGCCTGGTAAATACGAATGCTAACTGATTTTTCGATTCTTTCTGTGAAAGAACAAATTTCCTCTAGGGTTTTGCCCTTTTTCCCTTAGGAAATTGGGGCTGTTATATGAAATAATGTCAATGTCTTCCGAAATTTACTACGCGTTCCTATTTACTACCATTTTATCCCTAGTCTTATATGCAGACCAGTCTTTTACCTGCTCCTGTTCAAAAGTTCTTTAGAAAATTTACTTCGTCTATCTTAAAGATTAGTTACATTATGCTGCATCTTTATCCATATCAAATGATATAATGCAACGATTTTTAATAGACTGTAAAACAAACGTTTAATAATTAGTGCTTGAGGGGCTGGAAGCTCAGTGATACAGGTTAATAATGGATGACAAATTTGTTTATTGTTGAAAATCTCGATTTCCTGCTTAGGAATTTCAGTGATAAAGATTCTTCCCTGAGGACTAGCGAAACAATTCTTATGTGTCAGGTGGCTCACTCAAAACGTCGGTCAGAATTTTGTTAAAACGTAGTTCAGAATGGTCATAATTGTTAAAATGTAGTACAGAATGGTCATAATTGTTAAAAGGTAGTTCAGAATGGTCAAAATTTCGTTCAAAAGTAGCTCAGCAGAGATTTGTTAAGTGCTTATTGTCTGAATCTCTATTTTTCTTGGAGTATGGATTAAAATCTTCAATGTTGTTTAACCGATGTTCTTTTCGATTAAATATGATGGATTAGGAATGAATCCATGTTTGGCTATTGAGAAAGCCTCGAAGAAAATGGCTGAGGTAAACATTCAAGAGCCCCTGGCCCCAGTTAACGTTCCACAGATTTCTGGTACTAGCCCTAGCACCAGTACCGGTAGTAGTGATAAAAAACTGAACTCAGGAGATCGGAAGCCTATGAGGAGGCCCGATGCTGGAGGGAAAAATGGGTTTAAACAGATTCGCCTCTTTGCTAATCATTTCAAGGTCGAATTTCAGCCCGCTCAACAGATCTTCCATTATGATGTGAAGATAACACGCCAGTCTGTCAAAAATAGTTCTTCCAAACGTAGAGGAAAGCAGAAAGCAGGCCTTGGTGCTTCTACCGCCGAGGTTCAAGACATGGCGATCACTGTGTCTAGGGCAGATGCAGAAGAGATTAAAAACAAACTGGGTGCAGAGAATTGTGTGGCTTTCCGTAATGCAATGCCTGTTTACGATGGCAAAAAGAACCTGTACAGTGCGATCGAATTGCCAGAGGGTGATTTTACCGTGAAGCTCCCTAAAGGGGAAGGCAGTGATGTTAAAGAATATAAGGTGACTCTAAGGCTAGCCAACACGCTGGACGGGCATAGACTAGCAGAGTTTCTTGATAGAAATATAGGCGACCATGTGTGCAACAGGAAATGTTGCAGACGTTGGATCTGGTAGTAAGGGAGCATCCCAGCAGCAGCCGGATAATCATGGGGCGGAGTCTTTACGATAAGCGTGAAAATTTACAGAAATCTCTTACGAGTGGCATTGTAGCTGGACGCGGGTTTTCAATGAGTGTCAGGCCTACGGCCCAGGGGCTATCTCTTAATGTGGATTTTTCAGCAGTGGCTTTCCATGCAACAATAGATGTATTAGATTATTTGTGGCAGAATCGACGTATTGATTGCAAACCAGACAAAGAACTCGATAAAAATGAGCGACCGGAGGCTGAAAGTGCTCTGAAGGGTTTGAAGGTGGCTGTCAAACATAGGGTCACAAAGCAAAAATACACCGTGTGGAGACTGACTAAAGAAATTACCAGAGAGCTCAAGTTGAACATTGAAGAGAACGGGCAGCAGAAGCAGAGCATTAGCCTTGTGGATTACTATCGGCAGCGTTACAATGTGGACATCAAGTACAAACTGCTTCCTTGTTTGGACCTGAGCAAGCATTCTGACAGACCTAATTATGTTCCCATGGAGTTGTGCCAAATTTGTGAAGGGCAGAGGTTTCCGAAGGATAATCTCAGTACAACTCAGCTAAAAAAATTGCGGAGCATAGCTTGTCCCCAGGTGCACCAGAGGCAACAAACAATTAAACGAATCATGGGACTAGACGATGGACCTAGATGGTAAGCTTCCATTGAATAGTATTACCATAACTTAATTTGTCACTACTTTGAAATTTGTTTATAATGTGATATTTGAATGTGGCAACCACAACGATCAATATGAATATTTTACCTTAGAATTCCTGAATGACCGAGTCATTTTTTTAATGAACTACCTCACTGGTCGACTTCAAAATTGTTGGAAGTAATCCCAGATTCCCAACTACCCTGTCTGTATTGTGTCCTCCATATCATCTGTATACTGAAGCAAATCTCAATGAACTTTTGCTATTTCGACTATTACATCAGCAGTCTCTCACACATTATGTGGACAGtatgaaatataattttatattgttCTAGATCTTTCCAGTCTATTTCTTCCTGCATATGCCTTTCATTGTATTCCAGAAACTTCGAAGGCCTCTGTAAAAGAGGCATTTGCAATCGAATAGTGCATGAATGAAAATATGGATTGATAAATGAAGAATTTGTCTTTCTTGTGGTCTTCTCTGTTTTTCTCTATGCTCTGTTTTATATCTTCTCCCCTGTTTCCTACAAAAAATTAGTTTCCCTTGTAATAACTATCTAATtattatttttcatcttttgttttaacTACAACCATTCCACTCATTGTAAGACAAAAATAGTTTGCCTCGATGACAAGGGGAGCACGCTAAATTGAAAATAGCAGTGCTTTCTTGTAGGGACCAAAGCTTACCTGACTATGCCTGCCCCTCTGGGATTGGGTGGAATTTCCAAAATATGAATGGTGGCTTAACAAGACCACTTTACGCAGTACTTGCAATATCTACTAATGGTCATTTAACAATTCTAGTTAAAAAAATACAAAACGAATTATATTTGAGAGTTTGCTTTTCCTTCCCTTCTTCGAATTTAATTTCACCTGATTTTACTCAGCTTGTCACAAACCTTGTTGATAACTAACAGTATTTCTCTAACTAGATTTTTAGAGTAAACTATTTTTTATCTGATGTAGCTAGTAATTCCATAGGAAAACCATAATGTACAAATCTTTTACTTTTGTTTTGGTGTTTGCCATATCTACCccattttcaaataaaagtgtatGCAGAAATGACACGAGTGACAGCACGGGTGCTAGATGCACCCGAGCTGAGGCTGGGTGACCGGGGGAAACTTAGACGTATTATTCCACGGCCAGATGAGAGGAAATGGAACCTGCTTAAAAGCCATGTTTTTGACGGAAAAAACATTGAGAGATGGGGAATCATACATTTTGCAAATCAGGAGCCAGGAAAGCAGACTCGTATGGTGGTGAATAATTTCTGCAATGCCATGGTGAACAGGTTCCAAACCCTAGGCATcaacatgcatacaaacccaatgATCAATAAATCAGATGAAATGGCCAAGTTTGATAATGTGGCACAGCTGAAGCAGACTCTGACTGAAATATACACCAGTAGCCAAGGGAAGTTACAAATTTTGATATGTATTATGCAGGAAAAGCACGCTGGCTACAAAAGCCTCAAGCTTATCTGTGAGACAGAAATAGGCCTGGTAACGCAATGCTGTTTGTGGGATAATGTCAAAAGGTGTGGTGATACAAAATACAGTTCTCAGTATTTGGCAAATTTTGCTCTCAAGGTCTATGCCAAAGTAGGCGGGAGTAATGCAGCGCTCAACCCAGTTTCCACCCAGTTACCACGCTTTGGGAACTCTCACGTTGTGTACTTTGGAGCAGACGTGAATCATCCAGGCAAGCGAGATGAAATAAGCCCGTCAATTGTTGCTGTTGTAATGAGCATCAACTGGCCCGAATCCAACCGTTATGTGGTCAAAATCCGATGCCAGAAAAACCGTCAGGAATACATTTCAAGCTAGGAGACATGTCTAAGGAATTGCTAAACAAGTATCTCGACAAGAACAAAAAGTTGCCCGAAAGGATTATCTTTTTCAGAGACGGGGTGAGCGAGGGACAATTCCATATAGTCCTAAACCATGAGGTAGAAGCCTTGAAAGAGGCATTCAAGCAATTTGGAGAAGCGTATAATCCGATTATTTCGTTCATAGTAGCGCAGAAGCGTCATCACACAAGGCTGTTCCCCGTGGACGATAGGAACACTTGTATGCCACACAATGTGCCACCTGGTACAGTCGTGGACACTTCAATAGTTCACCCAAGGGAATTTGACTTCTATCTGTGCAGTCACTATGGTCTGCTAGGCACCAGCAAGCCAACCCATTATCATGTTCTTTGGGACGAGAATCAGTTTAGTTCCGATGAGTTGCAGACACTCATCTATAATCTGTGTTACACATTTGCTAAGTGCACAAAGCCCGTCTCACTGGTGCCTCCCATTTATTACGCTGATCTGGCAGCCTACAGAGGCCGACTGTATGTCGAAGgctcttcgtcttcttcttcttcagactCTATCGGTATTCCGAAGATCAACGTTGGGGTCGAGAATTTCATGTTTTTTATCTGATACTCTGCATTTTCTCCTTTCTGTTTTTTTTTCGGCTACGTGACTCTTTCCAGGGGTTAGCATAAACACTGGTTTTGTGTGTCGATTTCCAATTTTATGAATTGTCTGTCATATTTCAAAGACTATAGCATATGAACAACACGAACACCCTGCTGAAAGGCGCAAATGGACTATAATTAGTTACATAATAAGTATGAGGAAATCTATTTTGGCTTTTGAAATTTTGAAAGCTAGGAAAGCTTTGTGGGAGCATGATAAAAACCATAGTTGAGTACATTTGGTGTCAATAATTTTAAttcatcatttttatataggtaCATAAATCTACAAATGAATCataattattaaatatatgttTTGTTCAATATTTTCATTTATACAAATAAATCTATAAATAAATCATAATTATTCAAATATACACGTTGACAAATATGTATAC
The nucleotide sequence above comes from Cryptomeria japonica chromosome 11, Sugi_1.0, whole genome shotgun sequence. Encoded proteins:
- the LOC131860379 gene encoding protein argonaute 2-like, which produces MNPCLAIEKASKKMAEVNIQEPLAPVNVPQISGTSPSTSTGSSDKKLNSGDRKPMRRPDAGGKNGFKQIRLFANHFKVEFQPAQQIFHYDVKITRQSVKNSSSKRRGKQKAGLGASTAEVQDMAITVSRADAEEIKNKLGAENCVAFRNAMPVYDGKKNLYSAIELPEGDFTVKLPKGEGSDVKEYKEMLQTLDLVVREHPSSSRIIMGRSLYDKRENLQKSLTSGIVAGRGFSMSVRPTAQGLSLNVDFSAVAFHATIDVLDYLWQNRRIDCKPDKELDKNERPEAESALKGLKVAVKHRVTKQKYTVWRLTKEITRELKLNIEENGQQKQSISLVDYYRQRYNVDIKAEVSEG
- the LOC131860426 gene encoding LOW QUALITY PROTEIN: protein argonaute 7-like (The sequence of the model RefSeq protein was modified relative to this genomic sequence to represent the inferred CDS: inserted 1 base in 1 codon; substituted 1 base at 1 genomic stop codon); the encoded protein is MDLDEMTRVTARVLDAPELRLGDRGKLRRIIPRPDERKWNLLKSHVFDGKNIERWGIIHFANQEPGKQTRMVVNNFCNAMVNRFQTLGINMHTNPMINKSDEMAKFDNVAQLKQTLTEIYTSSQGKLQILICIMQEKHAGYKSLKLICETEIGLVTQCCLWDNVKRCGDTKYSSQYLANFALKVYAKVGGSNAALNPVSTQLPRFGNSHVVYFGADVNHPGKRDEISPSIVAVVMSINWPESNRYVVKIRCQKNRQEYISSXEXMSKELLNKYLDKNKKLPERIIFFRDGVSEGQFHIVLNHEVEALKEAFKQFGEAYNPIISFIVAQKRHHTRLFPVDDRNTCMPHNVPPGTVVDTSIVHPREFDFYLCSHYGLLGTSKPTHYHVLWDENQFSSDELQTLIYNLCYTFAKCTKPVSLVPPIYYADLAAYRGRLYVEGSSSSSSSDSIGIPKINVGVENFMFFI